The Neorhodopirellula lusitana DNA window AGGTGCCAAGTGCCCGACTGACAAGGTACCGACTGACAAGTTACCGGCTACCCGGTTCCTGGCAAGCAAAAGCCGACGTTCCCAGCAGGCAAAAAAACAGCCGGGACGCAGTTTGCGTTCCGGCTGATTGAGTGAAGATTTCGAGGGCTAAGCTGCCGTGTTGAACACGTTACTTAGCTTCGTCAGCCTTCTTCTTTTCGGCGATGATCTCTTCTTGGATGTTCGAAGGAGTTTGGCGATAGGCCGCCAATTCCATCGTGAACGTTCCTTGACCTTGGGTCATCGACCGCAAGTCAGTGGCGTAACCGAAGGTTTCAGCCAATGGAACTTCCGCAAGGATGACGGTCATGCCTTCGTTGGTATCGTTGCTGGTCATTAGACCACGACGACGAATCACGTCGCCGGTCACGGTACCTTGGAAGTCCTCTGGTACTTCGATTTCGACCTTCATGATCGGCTCGAGCAACTTCGGTGCAGCTTGCTTGAAGTACTCGCGGAAGCAACCTTGAGCAGCGGTATAGAAAGCCTTTTCGCTGGAGTCAACGTCGTGGTAGCTACCGTCGAGAAGCTCGATGCGGGTTCCCACAACGGGGTATTCGGCGATGGGGCCCTTGCCCAGGATATCGCGGAAGCCCTTTTCGACAGCCGGGATGTATTGCTTAGGAATACGACCACCGACGACCTTTTCCTCGAACTCGAAGCTGTCTTCGCTGTCCGATTCGATCGGGATCAACTTGCCAACGATGTGAGCGTATTGACCTGAACCACCGGTTTGCTTCTTGTGCTTGTAGTTGAAGTCAACTTCACGGGTTGGGCTTTCACGGTAGGAAACCTTGGGAGCACCAACTTCGATTTCGACGCCATATTCGCGACGAATTCGTTCGATGTAAATTTCCAGGTGCAATTCGCCCATTCCCGAGATCAGGATCTCGTTGGTTTCTTCGTCGGTGTAGACGCTGAAAGTGGGGTCTTCCTTGCGGAAACGTTGCAACGCCTTGCTCATCTTGTCGCCATCGCCACGGTTCAGTGGATTGACAGCGATCTTGATAACCGGATCGGGCACGAACATCGATTCCAGGGTCGCGTAACCGCGTTCGCTGCAATAGGTGTCCCCGGAAGCACAATCGATACCCATGACGGCGATGATGTCACCAGGGCCGGCTTCGTCGATTTCTTCCCGCTTTTCACTGTGCATTCGCACGATGCGGCTGAAGCGTTCTTTTTTGGTCGAACGTTGGTTCGTGTAAGCTTCGCCCTTCTTGATCGTACCTTGGTAGATACGCATGAAGGTCAGCTGACCAAACGGATCTTCGACGATCTTGAAGGCCATGCCGACGAAAGGCTTGTCCGGGTCCGGAGCCAATTCGATCTTCTTTTCTTCGTCCAAGGGGTCGCGACCGAAGATTTCGCGATCCAGCGGACTTGGCAGGTATTCGGTGACTGCGTTGAGGAGTGGTTGAACACCTTTGTTCTTGTAAGCACTGCCCATGTAAACCGGAGTCGCACCGTTCAGGACGGCTTGACGCATGACCCGATAGATCATGTCCTTAGGCACTTCTTCTTCGCTCAACAGCAATTCCATCACTTCGTCGCTGTAGTTGGATAGTGAATCCAACATGGCAATGCGTGACTCTTCGGCTTCGTCCTTCAGGTCCGCGGGGATTTCGCCGGTGACGACAATTTCACCTTGTTCGCCATCGAAGGTGTAGGAAACCATTTCGATCAGGTCGACGACGCCACGGAAGTTTTCTTCCGCACCGATTGGAATTTGAGCCAAGAAAGCGTCGGCACCGAGTTTTTCGCGGAGTTGTTCGACGACACGGCGCGGGTTGGCACCGGTACGGTCCATTTTGTTGATGAAGGCCAAGCGAGGAATTTGATATCGCTTCATTTGGCGGTCAACGGTGATCGATTGACTTTGCACGCCACCGACGCTGCAAAGAACCAGAACTGCACCGTCGAGAACACGCAACGATCGTTCCACTTCGACGGTAAAGTCAACGTGGCCGGGCGTGTCGATGAGGTTGATGTGGTAGCCGTTGTGCTTAACGCTAGTCGCGGCACTGGTGATCGTGATTCCACGCTCTTTTTCCAGTTCCATGTGGTCCATCGTGGCGCCGTCACCGCCACCGCGAACATCCTCGATCTTGTGAATACGACCGCTGTAAAACAGGATTCGTTCACTTAGCGTTGTCTTGCCCGAGTCAATGTGTGCACTGATACCGATGTTTCGGACTTTCTCCAGATTCATTCTTCTTTACCTAGGCTGACGTACACGCTCGATCAATGAAACGCCGGGATGCGACAAACGCGTGCATCTAGGAAAACCGGCTGGTTCGGAGCCCAATAGCTCGATCGTGAGGGTGTTGATGGGGTAAGATTTTCGCGCGTGGCGCAAGCCAAAAATGCAGCGAAGCCGGAAATATCGCAAAGGACTGCCCTAACGGAAAGCCCAAAACGGCGAATGCCCGTGTTTGGGGGCAATTTCTGGGCCAGTGCTGGCTTTGCAATGACGTTTTATGCCGAAACGGTGTGTCGGGGAAACAGTCCAAGCACCCTGAAGTTCTAACGAAATACGCTTCCAACAACGAAAAATAGGATCTCGGCATTGAATCTCCCGAAATTGAATCAAGGTATGCTCTCCGCAAACGATCCCGCTGCCGGTCAGGCCAATCGCGGCGGAGGTCCGTTTGGGAGCTTCGATATCGCGGTGGCAAAGGAGCTTCTTGGTAAGCGGGCACCCCAGTGGATCGAGGCCTGTTCGGCTCAGCCGCCCGTTGCAATCGTGCTGGGCAGCGGTTTGGGCGGTTTGGCGGATCTGATCTCTTCGCCGACTTCGGTCCCCTACGGCGAAATTCCCGGACTGGCGACCACGACGGCTGCGGGACACCGAGGCGAGTTTTTGCTGGGTTGGCTGGCGGGGGCTCCCGTGATCGCGATGGCAGGACGATTGCATGCCTATGAGGGGCACTCGATCGATGCGGTCACCCGGCCGATGGCCCTCATGGCATCGCTGGAGCCGCGGGCGGTCATCGTCAGTTGTGCAGCCGGAGGGCTGAATCCGCGTTATGAGGCTGGCGATTTGGTCTTAATCGATGAGCACATGAGTCTGCTGCACGGTTTACTGGGGTTCGGGAACTTGACCGCCGATCTGCCCGGTCAAAGTCAGCTGAGCCCTAGTGAACACGTTCAAGGCCAGCCGATTCCTGCCGATTCAGGAGCCGAAAGCGAGGAAAAAGCGTTGTCCACCTGGCCAGCCAACCGGTACGGCGGTCCCACGTGCGATGAGCGGCTGGCAGCGATTGCGATGGCCACCAGTCGTCGAGATGAGTTCCGGCTGCACAGCGGAAGTTATTTGGCCGTGACAGGACCAAATTATGAAACGCGCGCTGAATGCCGAATGATGCGTTCGTGGGGTTTCGATTTGGTGGGTATGAGCACGGTTCCTGAACTGGTTCTGGCGAGCCGGGCTGGGTTGCCCACTTTGGCGATTGCAGTGGTGACCAACATGGCCGTGCCGGATGCTCCCCAAGCCGCCAGTCATGATGATGTTCTGGCGGTTTCCTCAACCGCTGGGGTGAGGCTACAATCGGTGGTGGAAGCGATTGCGGTGTGCTAATTCACCGAACCTTGCGGTGCTGGATCATTGGACGCCAAACCGTGTGGCAACGCGCACCGGACATGCTACGACGGGCCGAACGAAAACAAGAGGGTTTCGATGGTGAACAATGACTTGGTCGCCTGTCAGACAATTGATCTGGCAAGCTGCGGCCACGAAGATTTACGAGCGGCGGTGCATGCATTGCCCGTTCCCCCGGTTCAGCAAAAGGATAGTTCTGCCTCGGGTGATCAGCAGCTTCCGCCACTGCTGGAGCTGGTCGGATTGAATGGCCAGCACGCTGCATGCATGCGTCTAAGGCATCCCATCAGGATTCATGCGGAAGGCAACTTGGGTGATTTTGCGTTCGCCTGTTGTTCTGGTGTCGACGTTCATTTGGAAGGCAATGTCGGCGATGGTGCCTGCGAGGGCGTCTCAGGTGGTCGCGTGCGAATCACTGGCAGTGCCGGATGTGGGCTCGGAACCGCGATGACGGGAGGCACTGTGGCGATTTACGGCTCAGCAGGCTCAAGAGTGGGAGCCGCAATGCGAGGCGGCAGCATTTTTGTTCGTGGCGACGTGGGCGAGGATACGGGGGCGGGAGCATTGGGCGGAACCATTGTGGTTGGTGGCAACGCTGGCCCGAACCTGGGTGATGCCTTGAACAACGTCACCGTTTTCTTGCGTGGCTCGGCAGCGTCGCTGGCCCCTGGTGTGATCGAGGCACCGTTGCGAAAACGCGAGGAAGTTCGCTTGGGATTGCTGTTGATGAACGCTGCGATTCGAGGCAAACCGGCTGATTTTCGGCGGGTCATCCCCGAGGCTCGTTGGCGGGCCGAAGAGGCTGGCGCTGGTGAAGTGCGTCCCAATTGGCGATGAACCGCTGCGGTAGCAGTGAAACTGTTTTTGCTTTTCTTGCTGTGAAACTCAAAAAAGTCTCAAGTTTCAACGCTGCGTGAATCATTGGGGTTGTGTTCGTGAGGCTGTATCCGTGACGATCACGCCCGCGTCGAGCAAGCGGGTTCTCATGAAGGATCATGGTGCCCCACTGAACTGCCGCGACGCGCCCGACTTCAAAAACGTCCAGGGAGGGACGGACTGTGCGAATGATTCACGCTACTTCTCTGCGCCGAAACGGTGCAACGACAACGAACCAGCCACGCCCATCGAGCTTCGGGAGTCCGACTGAAGGTGCTGGCCTTTGCGTTGTCGCCGGCGTCACTGCGTTCGTTCGCACCTTGCCCGTGTTGGCGTGTTTGCTTGTTGGGTTGGCCGCTAACGCCGTTTTCGCTGATGCGGTGCTGATGGAGTTCAGTTCGGATCACTGCCCACCCTGCCGTGCGATGCAGCCGATCGTTTCGGAATTGATCGCCCGCGGTGTGCCTGTTCGCCAGGTCGATGTGCAGGCCGAGCCGCAATTGACGCAGCGATTTCAAGTTCGCAGCACTCCCACCTACGTGATTTTGCGAGACGGCAAAGAGGTCACTCGGTTGATGGGGACCCAGTCGATCAACCAGCTGCGTGCCGCATTGCAACAAAATACATCAGGTCCCCTCGTTCCGACTCGAAGCGAATTTGGGGCAGCCAACCAAAGCCGCCCAGCCTCCATGCCCGAGCCGCTCACTCGTCTGGCACCGATGGCGGGCAACGCACCGTCCTTGGCCTCGGCTCCAAGTCGCTCGGTTCGACGCGATTTCGGCCAAGACAATCAAGCCATGAACGGCAGCGATTGGCGATCACTTGAATCTGACCGTAGCGGAACCAACGCTGGAAACGAGTTCTTGACCTCGGCGAATCCAGCATCTGACATCTCCATGGAAGCGATGCCCAGCACGTCGCTGGCTGACGCAGTCGAGCGAGCCCAGGCGGCGACCGTTCGTTTGCGAGTCTATGACGGTCGCGGTTATGGAGCCGGTACCGGGACGATCATTGACGTTCATGGTGACGAAGCCTTGGTGCTGACTTGCGGTCACCTGTTTCGTGATGGTGATGGCAAAGATAAGATTGAGGTTGATGTGTTTGTCGGCGGCGAACCTCACACCGTTACTGGGTACTTGGTCGACTTTGACGCTGGCGATCGTGACATCGGTTTGGTCGCCATTCGTCCAGGAATCGATGTTCAAGCGGTCGATGTGATTCGCGAAAATGAAAATGTGCGAGTAGGGCAAACCGCTTTCAGCTTTGGTTGCGACCGAGGTGACGATCCTTCTCGTCGCGACACCCGGATCACCGGGGTCGATAAATACAACCAAAACATCGGCGGTTCGAATCTGGAAATCTCTGGTGCTCCCATCGACGGCCGCAGCGGTGGCGGACTCTTTGACGAACGCGGGCGTTTGATCGGTGTCTGTAATGCAGCCGACTATAAGTCCGACATCGGAATCTACACCGGCCCTGGCTCAATCAAGTGGCAGCTGGATCGCGTCAAACTTTCACGCTTATATGAAGCACAGCCTGGTGCCGCAGTCGCGTCCTTGGCTGATAATCGCTCCACCTCACCGGCAAGTCGGACCGCAACCGCCAGCTCGCCAGCGGCGATGACTTTTAATCCTGAGGCGATGGCGGCCAGTGGATTGGGAACCAGTGGAATGGGGGCGGAAGCCGGAAACCTAGCCGCGGCAGGAGCTACCGAGATGATCGTGATCATTCGTGATCGCAACGGTGAAGCTCGTGAACAAGTTCTCACGCTCAGTCAGCCCGACGCCCGTCTGGTCCAGCAGATTCGACAAGCCGCTCGACGCTAAGAATCGTCGGAACACAGGCCTCGTTTCTACCGCGAAGGTTCATCAAACCTTCATCGCGTTTGGCTTGTTGAAAAGATTGGATCCGTCATCCTTAGGGGCATGAAACCTGCCTCATCCCCGTCGACAGCCCCCGCGTCCACCAGCTGGATTGTGATTGCGGCTTACAACGAGGGTGAGCGGCTTGGACTAACGCTCACGAAGCTCTTTCACTCCCTTCGAAAGTGCTCTGAAGGCAAGTTTCAAGTCGTCGTGGTCGATGACGGTTCCCGCGACAACACGCATTCAGTCGCCCAACAGCACCCGGTCTGGGTGTTGCAGCATCCGCTCAATTGCGGCCAGGGCGCCGCGCTTCGAACCGGGATTGGACGGTCTAGTCTCGCTCCGAAATCACGGTTCGAGGGCCAGTTGGAAAGCAATACTCTTAAACACGCTGCTTCATAGAAACAGTTGCTTTTTTTACGCGGGCAGTCGGATGATTATGTGCCGTTGCTTAGGCATCAGGCCGCCCGTCTTGATTTGCAATATTACTAGGCAATGGGTTGCACATTGATGAGCCTGAGGTGCTCAGGTTGTGTCGTCTTGCGTGTCACACTCGCTAGTGCTTCGATGCGATTTTGAAGGTAAGTGAAAGTTCTATATGCATCGCGAAATGAACATGGCTTTCGACGAACGTTTGGGTGATGTTGAATAGCCTTTGATGAAGGCTTGTGATGCCTGAATTGTTGTGGTGCTTGGTTGCCTGCGTGTCGGAGACTGCAGGATTGGGTGTGCCATGTTGCGGATGAATTTAAGGCTGTTGTGTCGCGAGATGTAAAGGGTGCGTTAAGATTCGGTTGTGTGGGGGGAGTGTTCCTGTTCTAGGGTTCAGTCCAAGGATACGATTGCCAGCAGGATTTCTTTCTTGTCCTCTGGGGTCAATATGCTTTTCGTTCGATGTTCTTTTTGCCTGTTGGTGCTGTGCTTTTTTCCTCTTGGATGTGGTGAAAGTCAGCAGGACGCGATGATGCGGATTGCGAAGTCGCGAGCCGCGCGAAACCGTGCTGCAGCGGCGGATGCCGAGAAAGCGGAGAAGCAGAAACCGGCTGTATCCAAAATAGTGAAAGCGGAATCAGACGATAAGAAGCCTGTTCCCGTAGAATCCAATAAAGCGGAGGTCGCTTCAAAGAAGGATGCTTCCAACGAGAGGCAACCGGTCAAAGAAGCGATTGCTGACACCGTCGATAAGGTGGTTGAGAAGGCTTCGCAGTTAGAGAAGTTGCTTGATGGCCCGGTGATCTCTTTCAGTCGATATGGCGAGTCCGTGGCTTTTTCAGGGACGAGCCAATCGGTTGCTTACTTCGATGTGGAATCGCAAGAGCTTGTTCGGCAGGCGTTTAACCCGGATATCACTCCGACTTCGTTAGCGGTCAATACCGATCTTTCGGACTTGGTGGTTGGGGGAGCCGAGGGAACATTTAGGGTTTTCTCATTAACAGGAAACGAAGGCCTGGATCGCTTTCAGGCCAATCGCCAG harbors:
- a CDS encoding glycosyltransferase, whose protein sequence is MKPASSPSTAPASTSWIVIAAYNEGERLGLTLTKLFHSLRKCSEGKFQVVVVDDGSRDNTHSVAQQHPVWVLQHPLNCGQGAALRTGIGRSSLAPKSRFEGQLESNTLKHAAS
- a CDS encoding purine-nucleoside phosphorylase; this translates as MLSANDPAAGQANRGGGPFGSFDIAVAKELLGKRAPQWIEACSAQPPVAIVLGSGLGGLADLISSPTSVPYGEIPGLATTTAAGHRGEFLLGWLAGAPVIAMAGRLHAYEGHSIDAVTRPMALMASLEPRAVIVSCAAGGLNPRYEAGDLVLIDEHMSLLHGLLGFGNLTADLPGQSQLSPSEHVQGQPIPADSGAESEEKALSTWPANRYGGPTCDERLAAIAMATSRRDEFRLHSGSYLAVTGPNYETRAECRMMRSWGFDLVGMSTVPELVLASRAGLPTLAIAVVTNMAVPDAPQAASHDDVLAVSSTAGVRLQSVVEAIAVC
- a CDS encoding tributyrin esterase yields the protein MVNNDLVACQTIDLASCGHEDLRAAVHALPVPPVQQKDSSASGDQQLPPLLELVGLNGQHAACMRLRHPIRIHAEGNLGDFAFACCSGVDVHLEGNVGDGACEGVSGGRVRITGSAGCGLGTAMTGGTVAIYGSAGSRVGAAMRGGSIFVRGDVGEDTGAGALGGTIVVGGNAGPNLGDALNNVTVFLRGSAASLAPGVIEAPLRKREEVRLGLLLMNAAIRGKPADFRRVIPEARWRAEEAGAGEVRPNWR
- the fusA gene encoding elongation factor G, which translates into the protein MNLEKVRNIGISAHIDSGKTTLSERILFYSGRIHKIEDVRGGGDGATMDHMELEKERGITITSAATSVKHNGYHINLIDTPGHVDFTVEVERSLRVLDGAVLVLCSVGGVQSQSITVDRQMKRYQIPRLAFINKMDRTGANPRRVVEQLREKLGADAFLAQIPIGAEENFRGVVDLIEMVSYTFDGEQGEIVVTGEIPADLKDEAEESRIAMLDSLSNYSDEVMELLLSEEEVPKDMIYRVMRQAVLNGATPVYMGSAYKNKGVQPLLNAVTEYLPSPLDREIFGRDPLDEEKKIELAPDPDKPFVGMAFKIVEDPFGQLTFMRIYQGTIKKGEAYTNQRSTKKERFSRIVRMHSEKREEIDEAGPGDIIAVMGIDCASGDTYCSERGYATLESMFVPDPVIKIAVNPLNRGDGDKMSKALQRFRKEDPTFSVYTDEETNEILISGMGELHLEIYIERIRREYGVEIEVGAPKVSYRESPTREVDFNYKHKKQTGGSGQYAHIVGKLIPIESDSEDSFEFEEKVVGGRIPKQYIPAVEKGFRDILGKGPIAEYPVVGTRIELLDGSYHDVDSSEKAFYTAAQGCFREYFKQAAPKLLEPIMKVEIEVPEDFQGTVTGDVIRRRGLMTSNDTNEGMTVILAEVPLAETFGYATDLRSMTQGQGTFTMELAAYRQTPSNIQEEIIAEKKKADEAK
- a CDS encoding trypsin-like peptidase domain-containing protein, which codes for MIHATSLRRNGATTTNQPRPSSFGSPTEGAGLCVVAGVTAFVRTLPVLACLLVGLAANAVFADAVLMEFSSDHCPPCRAMQPIVSELIARGVPVRQVDVQAEPQLTQRFQVRSTPTYVILRDGKEVTRLMGTQSINQLRAALQQNTSGPLVPTRSEFGAANQSRPASMPEPLTRLAPMAGNAPSLASAPSRSVRRDFGQDNQAMNGSDWRSLESDRSGTNAGNEFLTSANPASDISMEAMPSTSLADAVERAQAATVRLRVYDGRGYGAGTGTIIDVHGDEALVLTCGHLFRDGDGKDKIEVDVFVGGEPHTVTGYLVDFDAGDRDIGLVAIRPGIDVQAVDVIRENENVRVGQTAFSFGCDRGDDPSRRDTRITGVDKYNQNIGGSNLEISGAPIDGRSGGGLFDERGRLIGVCNAADYKSDIGIYTGPGSIKWQLDRVKLSRLYEAQPGAAVASLADNRSTSPASRTATASSPAAMTFNPEAMAASGLGTSGMGAEAGNLAAAGATEMIVIIRDRNGEAREQVLTLSQPDARLVQQIRQAARR